A genomic segment from Sorangium aterium encodes:
- a CDS encoding vitamin B12-dependent ribonucleotide reductase, whose product MAQSAVVGDGGKLPAGNGKMTARTKEDGGGRPVTGGATKAQVDGAASKKSAKKGASRPRGLGFDRRFTHRAADPLDEVTWERRSSVITNPDGSVVFKMEGAEIPAGWSQLATDIVVSKYFRKAGIHGKKELGETSVRQVVHRLARTIREAGEHFGGYFASTKDADTFEAELAYLLVHQYGAFNSPVWFNCGLYHRYGIEGSGGNFAWNEASADAGNGSANGKASAPRANATGALDDIVETRNAYERPQCSACFIQAVQDDLMSIYDLVKSEARLFKYGSGTGTNFSAIRGKQEKLSGGGTSSGLMSFLEVFDRAAGATKSGGTTRRAAKMVCLDMDHPEIVDFIQWKVREEKKAMALIGAGYPSDFNGEAYHTVSGQNSNNSVRVSDEFMRAAATGAAWETRSRTTGEVVDTLSAKDLWRQIAEAAWGCADPGVQYDTTINRWHTCPNTARINASNPCSEYMFLDDSACNLASLNLTKFLREDGSFDIEGYRHAVRVFFVAQEILVDFSAYPTRTIAKNSHDYRPLGLGYANLGTLLMLQGIPYDSDQGRSVAGALTAILCGHAYRVSAEMAAAKGPFAGFARNREPMLRVMGMHRDAAYAIDRDRCPESLWRAACADWDEAVRIGQEHGYRNAQATVLAPTGTIGLLMDCDTTGIEPDFSLVKFKKLAGGGYFKIVNQSVPEALRRLGYPEAEVQEIVAYVSGTNTLLAAPHVNRASLKARGLTSDDLAKVEAAIPGVFDLDLAFGPWILGEEAYDRLGVSKESRARFGFSLLQHLGFSAAEIEEANETIIGRMTVEGAPHLREEHYAVFDCANRCGKKGRRYLAPMAHVRMMAAAQPFLSGAISKTVNLPNDATVEEVQRIYEEGWRLGLKAVALYRDGCKASQPLSSTSSSDSKESKGKADKAEVAAPIVQAATALASQARPRSPSAAAPERFRLPRKRKGFTQEARVGGHKIYLRTGEYDDGTLGEIFIDLHKEGAAFRSMMNCFAMAVSIGLQYGVPLETFVEQYTFTRFEPQGIVEGHDYVKMSTSIVDYLFRVLGVEYLNRYDLAHVQPVTSAMEDPVESRAQESGVASFSQTAPAAAALVEGGGRAASALDAQLEDMMGDAPVCDGCGHITVRNGACYKCLNCGNSMGCS is encoded by the coding sequence ATGGCCCAGTCGGCAGTTGTGGGTGACGGCGGTAAGCTCCCCGCCGGGAACGGCAAGATGACGGCACGGACGAAGGAAGATGGGGGTGGGCGTCCGGTGACCGGGGGGGCCACCAAGGCGCAGGTCGACGGCGCAGCCTCGAAGAAAAGCGCGAAAAAGGGGGCCTCGCGCCCCCGCGGGCTCGGGTTCGACCGGCGGTTCACGCACCGGGCCGCGGATCCGCTCGATGAGGTCACCTGGGAGCGCCGATCGAGCGTCATCACCAACCCCGACGGCTCGGTCGTCTTCAAGATGGAAGGCGCCGAGATCCCCGCCGGCTGGTCGCAACTAGCGACCGACATCGTCGTCTCCAAGTACTTCCGCAAGGCGGGGATCCACGGCAAGAAGGAGCTCGGCGAGACGAGCGTCCGCCAGGTCGTCCACCGGCTGGCGCGCACCATCCGCGAGGCGGGTGAGCACTTCGGTGGCTACTTCGCCTCGACGAAGGACGCGGACACCTTCGAGGCGGAGCTCGCCTACCTGCTCGTGCACCAGTACGGCGCGTTCAACTCGCCCGTCTGGTTCAACTGCGGGCTCTACCACCGGTACGGCATCGAGGGGTCGGGCGGCAACTTCGCCTGGAACGAGGCCTCGGCCGACGCGGGGAACGGGAGCGCCAACGGGAAGGCGTCGGCGCCTCGAGCGAACGCGACGGGCGCGCTCGACGACATCGTCGAGACCCGGAACGCCTACGAGCGGCCGCAGTGCTCCGCGTGCTTCATCCAGGCGGTCCAGGACGACCTGATGAGCATCTACGACCTCGTGAAGAGCGAGGCCCGGCTGTTCAAGTACGGGTCGGGGACGGGGACGAACTTCAGCGCGATCCGCGGGAAGCAGGAGAAGCTCTCGGGCGGCGGGACGAGCTCGGGGCTCATGAGCTTCCTCGAGGTGTTCGACCGCGCCGCCGGCGCGACAAAGAGCGGCGGCACGACGCGGCGCGCCGCGAAGATGGTCTGCCTCGACATGGACCACCCGGAGATCGTCGACTTCATCCAGTGGAAGGTCCGCGAGGAGAAGAAGGCGATGGCGCTCATCGGCGCGGGGTACCCCTCCGACTTCAACGGCGAGGCGTACCACACGGTGAGCGGGCAGAACTCGAACAACTCGGTGCGCGTGAGCGACGAGTTCATGCGCGCGGCGGCGACGGGCGCGGCGTGGGAGACGCGCTCCCGGACGACCGGCGAGGTCGTCGACACGCTGAGCGCCAAGGACCTCTGGCGCCAGATCGCCGAGGCGGCGTGGGGCTGCGCCGATCCGGGCGTGCAGTACGACACGACCATCAACCGCTGGCACACCTGCCCGAACACGGCGCGCATCAACGCCTCGAACCCGTGCTCGGAGTACATGTTCCTCGACGACTCGGCCTGCAACCTGGCGAGCCTGAACCTCACGAAGTTCCTCCGCGAGGACGGCTCGTTCGACATCGAGGGCTACCGCCACGCGGTGCGGGTGTTCTTCGTCGCGCAGGAGATCCTCGTCGACTTCTCGGCGTACCCGACCCGCACCATCGCGAAGAACTCGCACGACTACCGCCCGCTCGGGCTCGGCTACGCCAACCTCGGCACCCTGCTCATGCTGCAGGGCATCCCGTACGACTCCGATCAGGGGCGCTCGGTCGCGGGCGCGCTCACCGCGATCCTCTGCGGGCACGCCTACCGGGTCTCGGCGGAGATGGCCGCCGCGAAGGGGCCGTTCGCCGGCTTCGCCAGGAACCGCGAGCCGATGCTCCGGGTGATGGGCATGCACCGCGACGCCGCCTACGCGATCGACCGTGACCGCTGCCCGGAGTCGCTCTGGCGGGCGGCGTGCGCCGACTGGGACGAGGCGGTCCGGATCGGGCAGGAGCACGGCTACCGCAACGCCCAGGCGACGGTGCTCGCCCCGACCGGCACCATCGGCCTCCTGATGGACTGCGACACGACGGGCATCGAGCCCGACTTCTCGCTCGTGAAGTTCAAGAAGCTCGCCGGCGGCGGCTACTTCAAGATCGTGAATCAGTCCGTGCCCGAGGCGCTCCGGCGGCTCGGGTACCCCGAGGCCGAGGTGCAGGAGATCGTCGCCTACGTCTCCGGCACGAACACGCTCCTGGCGGCGCCGCACGTGAACCGGGCGTCGCTCAAGGCGCGGGGGCTCACGAGCGACGACCTCGCGAAGGTCGAGGCCGCGATCCCCGGCGTCTTCGATCTGGATCTCGCCTTCGGTCCCTGGATCCTCGGCGAGGAGGCCTATGACAGGCTCGGCGTCTCCAAGGAGTCGCGGGCGCGCTTCGGCTTCTCGCTGCTCCAGCACCTCGGCTTCTCGGCCGCGGAGATCGAGGAGGCGAACGAGACGATCATCGGCCGCATGACGGTGGAGGGGGCGCCGCACCTGCGCGAGGAGCACTACGCGGTGTTCGACTGCGCCAACCGCTGCGGCAAGAAGGGCCGGCGGTACCTCGCGCCGATGGCGCACGTCCGCATGATGGCGGCCGCGCAGCCGTTCCTGTCCGGCGCCATCTCGAAGACCGTGAACCTGCCGAACGACGCGACGGTCGAGGAGGTGCAGCGGATCTACGAGGAGGGGTGGCGCCTCGGGCTCAAGGCGGTCGCGCTCTACCGCGACGGCTGCAAGGCGTCGCAGCCGCTCTCGTCGACCTCCTCGAGCGACAGCAAGGAGAGCAAGGGCAAGGCCGACAAGGCCGAGGTCGCCGCGCCCATCGTCCAGGCAGCGACAGCGCTGGCGAGCCAGGCGCGCCCGCGCTCGCCCTCGGCGGCGGCGCCCGAGCGGTTCCGCCTGCCCAGGAAGCGCAAGGGCTTCACGCAGGAGGCGCGCGTCGGCGGGCACAAGATCTACCTCCGCACCGGCGAGTACGACGACGGGACGCTCGGCGAGATCTTCATCGACCTCCACAAGGAGGGCGCCGCGTTCCGCTCGATGATGAACTGCTTCGCGATGGCGGTGTCGATCGGGCTCCAGTACGGCGTGCCGCTCGAGACCTTCGTCGAGCAGTACACCTTCACCCGCTTCGAGCCGCAGGGCATCGTCGAGGGGCACGACTACGTGAAGATGTCGACGTCGATCGTGGACTACCTCTTCCGCGTGCTCGGGGTCGAGTACCTGAACCGCTACGACCTCGCCCACGTCCAGCCGGTCACCTCGGCCATGGAGGACCCTGTCGAGTCGCGGGCTCAGGAGAGCGGCGTGGCGTCGTTCTCGCAAACCGCGCCGGCCGCGGCGGCGCTGGTCGAGGGCGGGGGGCGGGCGGCGAGCGCGCTCGACGCGCAGCTCGAGGACATGATGGGCGACGCGCCGGTCTGCGACGGCTGCGGGCACATCACCGTGAGGAACGGGGCCTGCTACAAGTGCCTCAACTGCGGCAACAGCATGGGATGCAGCTGA
- a CDS encoding PAAR-like domain-containing protein, with protein sequence MAKVTALHMATITEKSGHQMTGMAVSVCLTPAAPSPLPIPYPTMGTVAEGIIDPCMRTKIEGAKILTVGGCMKACHGNEPGTLKEVVSLNTGGPCFPWLGAPNVLIELGMAGITGSMGQMNKSIAVGAGASASNAAGGGGGGGGGGGGGGGPGGGGPQGPSNGGGGGGGSGQGAGPPSPPAPPSADGQASAGHPVDVVTGAMYTNPVADVELPGPLVVTLERSYSTAAVRHRCGMGWGWSHDLAWSARRRGDALELTSPGGRTQVLSWPAQDQVLLLPFGVRVAAVGEDLLVEDDDGLVRVLRRAGPEERFALVELRDAFGNKATLEWRGDELTGIVDAVGRRARLERQGPFAWWEVTATDGHGTPHTRRAVTYELDGAGDLVRVIDAGGAEIRYEYDEEHYLIREILPDGLAFRFRYEAIDGVRRCVETWGEIAGRDVLAELGAPCLPGAQGIHHARLSYDTALRRTVVIDGEGATHTYTGNALGLVTSYVDPRGHARTYTYDTVGRLLSIRDGGGRTTRLSYNAAGHLASVTEPGGATWRDAVDEEAQAIVRTRPDGKKTRTTYRRGVPTGSVDWRGREHALEWDAHGLVRASTGPDGAELTYDYDAHGNPLRVETPAGDVYEYVFDLFGCPVEARTPKGGVYRFAYDSRFALVRLEEPNGNVQELEIDASRRVTARSDASGITRYRYVAGALVEVVRPDGRRFRLGYDALLRLRWIENAAGERHARDYDGCGNLSRETSFGGSIMAYEYDGSNHLVRTTHADGTWVRYERDGAGRVTKLETSGGLVEELQYDALGHLTRARNADVMVTFERDEDGRVVREVQEAAGFAFAVARRFDDAGRVLERRYATGWSVEVHRREEDGEPASLEVAAAEADGLAFERDARGESRRRRLDGTRALVWSRDVQGMPESVAILDGRGEPVRTRAWTWSRVGPVAAVEDSERGARRYDLDVEGRPLRLHGLGADEQFAYAPQGTPIPSRGPAWSIGGDGRPLRAGGAEIQWDARGRLAGRAGQGPLQTWRYQYDERDRLVAAVRGDGLAVRYLYDPLGRCVAQAHGNGESTWFGWDGESLVEERPTSGPSIQRVFDDDGFTPLLEARDGKDWRMVVTDAASTPWLYLHRDGRASEIDLGAFGRVARATGDPGALRFAGQRADAVTGLHYNRHRFYDPATHVFLTPDPLGLLGALQEIGFVPNVTIFIDPSGLTTIVVGAPADATIQQHVALLQAQHPGARVLRYDQLTPGSLAREDHVVVSTHGAPNLVEWGNGYIDGRQLGQRLTAAGFRGQKRGRKRRVELSACNSATPAAGNGPSVLQAVADETRAIASGARSANPAATYAGTTSVGPGGHAWGPGMMAPNWTGGTTPYVHQGTWVEARPGPQGGRGRRRR encoded by the coding sequence ATGGCCAAGGTCACCGCCCTTCACATGGCCACGATCACGGAGAAGTCGGGCCACCAGATGACCGGCATGGCCGTCAGCGTGTGCCTGACGCCCGCAGCGCCGAGTCCGCTGCCGATCCCATATCCGACGATGGGCACCGTGGCCGAGGGGATCATCGATCCGTGCATGCGGACCAAGATCGAAGGGGCGAAGATCCTCACGGTCGGCGGCTGCATGAAGGCCTGTCACGGCAACGAGCCAGGCACGCTCAAAGAGGTAGTCAGCCTCAACACGGGAGGACCGTGCTTCCCCTGGCTGGGCGCGCCCAACGTCCTCATCGAGCTCGGCATGGCCGGCATCACGGGCAGCATGGGCCAGATGAACAAGAGCATCGCTGTCGGCGCAGGCGCGAGTGCGAGCAACGCCGCGGGCGGGGGCGGCGGGGGCGGCGGGGGCGGCGGGGGCGGCGGCGGTCCGGGCGGCGGCGGCCCTCAGGGCCCAAGCAACGGCGGCGGGGGCGGCGGGGGCAGCGGTCAGGGCGCGGGGCCGCCGAGCCCACCCGCGCCGCCGTCTGCGGACGGCCAGGCGTCTGCGGGGCACCCGGTCGACGTCGTGACAGGGGCCATGTACACGAACCCGGTCGCGGACGTCGAGCTGCCGGGGCCCCTGGTCGTGACGTTGGAGCGAAGCTATTCGACCGCGGCGGTGCGGCACCGCTGCGGTATGGGGTGGGGGTGGTCGCACGATCTCGCCTGGAGCGCCCGGCGCCGCGGCGACGCGCTCGAGCTGACGTCGCCGGGCGGTCGCACCCAGGTGCTCTCCTGGCCCGCGCAGGATCAGGTCCTGCTCCTGCCGTTCGGTGTTCGCGTCGCCGCCGTCGGAGAGGATCTCCTCGTCGAAGACGATGACGGCCTCGTGCGGGTGCTGCGCCGCGCCGGCCCGGAGGAGCGCTTCGCGCTCGTCGAGCTCCGCGACGCGTTCGGCAACAAGGCCACCCTGGAATGGCGAGGCGATGAGCTCACGGGCATCGTCGATGCCGTCGGGCGGCGCGCCCGGCTCGAGCGCCAGGGACCCTTCGCCTGGTGGGAGGTGACCGCGACCGACGGGCATGGCACCCCGCACACCCGCCGCGCCGTGACCTACGAGCTCGACGGCGCGGGCGATCTCGTGCGGGTCATCGACGCGGGCGGCGCCGAGATCCGGTACGAGTACGACGAGGAGCACTACCTCATCCGGGAGATCTTGCCCGACGGGCTCGCTTTCCGCTTCAGGTACGAGGCGATCGACGGCGTCAGGCGGTGCGTCGAGACGTGGGGCGAGATCGCCGGCCGCGACGTGCTCGCGGAGCTCGGCGCGCCCTGCCTCCCGGGCGCCCAGGGCATCCACCACGCCCGGCTCTCGTACGACACCGCCCTGCGCAGGACCGTGGTCATCGACGGCGAGGGCGCGACCCACACATACACGGGCAACGCGCTCGGCCTCGTGACCTCCTATGTCGATCCGCGCGGCCACGCGCGCACCTACACGTACGACACGGTTGGCAGGCTGCTCTCGATCCGCGACGGCGGCGGGCGGACTACGCGGCTGTCGTACAACGCCGCGGGGCACCTCGCGAGCGTCACCGAGCCCGGCGGCGCGACCTGGCGAGACGCGGTCGACGAAGAGGCGCAGGCCATCGTCCGCACGCGGCCCGACGGGAAGAAGACCCGCACCACGTACCGGAGGGGCGTCCCGACCGGGAGCGTCGACTGGCGCGGCCGCGAGCACGCCCTCGAGTGGGACGCGCACGGCCTCGTGCGGGCGTCCACCGGGCCGGACGGCGCCGAGCTCACGTACGACTACGACGCGCACGGCAACCCGCTGCGGGTCGAGACGCCGGCCGGCGACGTCTACGAGTACGTCTTCGATCTGTTCGGGTGCCCCGTCGAGGCGCGCACCCCGAAGGGCGGCGTCTATCGATTCGCGTACGACTCGCGCTTCGCGCTGGTGCGCCTGGAGGAGCCGAACGGCAACGTCCAGGAGCTGGAGATCGACGCCAGCCGCCGCGTCACCGCGCGCTCCGACGCGAGCGGGATCACCAGGTACCGCTATGTCGCCGGCGCGCTCGTCGAGGTGGTGCGCCCGGACGGCAGGCGATTCCGGCTCGGCTACGACGCGCTCCTCCGGCTCCGCTGGATCGAGAACGCCGCGGGCGAGCGCCATGCGCGCGACTACGACGGCTGCGGCAACCTCTCCCGCGAGACCTCGTTCGGCGGCTCGATCATGGCGTACGAGTACGACGGATCGAACCACCTCGTCCGGACGACCCACGCCGACGGAACGTGGGTGCGCTACGAGCGCGACGGCGCCGGTCGCGTGACGAAGCTCGAGACCTCGGGCGGGCTCGTGGAGGAGCTCCAGTACGACGCGCTCGGCCACCTCACGCGCGCGCGGAACGCGGACGTGATGGTCACGTTCGAGCGCGACGAGGACGGCCGGGTCGTCCGGGAGGTCCAGGAGGCCGCCGGGTTCGCGTTCGCCGTCGCACGCCGCTTCGACGACGCGGGCCGCGTGCTGGAGCGTCGCTATGCGACGGGGTGGTCGGTCGAGGTGCACCGGCGCGAGGAAGATGGCGAGCCGGCGTCGCTCGAGGTCGCCGCCGCCGAGGCGGACGGGCTCGCCTTCGAACGGGACGCGCGCGGCGAGTCGCGGCGGAGGCGGCTCGACGGGACGCGCGCGCTCGTCTGGTCGCGTGACGTCCAGGGCATGCCGGAGAGCGTCGCCATCCTGGATGGGCGGGGCGAGCCCGTCCGGACGCGCGCGTGGACCTGGAGCCGGGTGGGCCCGGTCGCGGCGGTCGAGGACAGCGAGCGCGGCGCGCGCCGGTACGACCTCGATGTCGAGGGCAGGCCGCTCCGCCTCCACGGCCTCGGCGCCGACGAGCAGTTCGCGTACGCGCCCCAGGGGACCCCGATCCCGTCGCGCGGCCCCGCGTGGTCGATCGGCGGGGACGGCCGTCCCCTGCGCGCGGGCGGCGCCGAGATCCAGTGGGACGCCCGCGGCCGCCTCGCGGGCCGCGCCGGCCAGGGGCCGCTGCAGACCTGGCGCTACCAGTACGACGAGCGCGACCGCCTCGTCGCAGCGGTCCGCGGCGACGGCCTCGCCGTCCGTTACCTCTACGACCCCCTCGGCCGCTGCGTCGCGCAGGCGCACGGCAATGGCGAGAGCACCTGGTTCGGCTGGGATGGCGAGAGCCTCGTCGAGGAGCGCCCGACGAGCGGCCCGTCGATCCAGCGCGTGTTCGACGACGACGGCTTCACGCCGCTCCTCGAGGCGCGCGACGGCAAGGACTGGCGGATGGTCGTGACGGACGCCGCCTCCACGCCGTGGCTTTACCTGCACCGCGACGGGCGCGCGTCGGAGATCGATCTCGGCGCCTTCGGCCGCGTCGCGCGCGCGACGGGCGATCCGGGCGCGCTCCGGTTCGCCGGGCAGCGCGCCGACGCGGTGACCGGCCTGCACTACAACCGCCACCGCTTCTACGACCCGGCGACGCACGTCTTCCTGACCCCCGACCCGCTCGGCCTGCTGGGCGCGCTGCAGGAGATCGGGTTCGTCCCCAACGTCACGATCTTCATCGACCCTTCCGGGCTCACGACGATCGTCGTGGGCGCGCCGGCCGACGCGACCATCCAGCAGCACGTCGCCCTTCTTCAGGCACAGCACCCGGGCGCGCGCGTGCTTCGATACGATCAGCTCACGCCGGGCAGCCTGGCGCGAGAGGATCACGTCGTCGTATCGACGCACGGCGCGCCCAACCTGGTGGAGTGGGGCAACGGGTACATCGACGGCCGCCAGCTCGGGCAGCGGCTCACGGCGGCGGGGTTCCGCGGCCAGAAGCGGGGGCGAAAGCGGCGCGTCGAGCTGTCCGCGTGCAACAGCGCGACCCCAGCGGCTGGCAACGGGCCGAGCGTGCTCCAAGCGGTCGCGGACGAGACCCGAGCGATCGCGAGCGGCGCGCGCTCGGCCAACCCGGCCGCGACCTACGCGGGCACCACGTCCGTGGGGCCGGGCGGCCACGCATGGGGCCCGGGCATGATGGCGCCGAACTGGACGGGCGGAACGACGCCGTACGTGCATCAAGGCACCTGGGTCGAGGCGCGCCCCGGCCCGCAAGGGGGCCGCGGCCGGCGCCGGCGCTGA
- the thiL gene encoding thiamine-phosphate kinase has translation MSGRSEWKRIDMLRAVLGGAAGDHVLCGIGDDAAILAPAAPRGGALPGAPEPLVWTVDSAVEGVHFRRDLLGFEDLGYRATMAAASDLAAMGARPVGLLAALVLPPSVSDDELGALAKGQRAACDEIGTAIIGGNLSRGGEISITTTALGVAALPLRRDGARPGDALALAGPVGLAAAGFALLDRGIAPASAAAEQAIRAFRRPVARIDAGLRAAARARAAIDVSDGLVADVAHLARASGVRALLDPAALVGVDLRDAAALLGVDALDLALYGGEDYAVVVAGPDVGELAGFVAIGRCAAPEEGASDVALLGPGGQLTSLVARGYDHFA, from the coding sequence ATGAGCGGGCGCTCCGAGTGGAAGCGCATCGACATGCTGCGCGCCGTGCTCGGGGGCGCGGCGGGCGATCACGTGCTCTGCGGCATCGGCGATGACGCCGCGATCCTCGCGCCCGCGGCCCCGCGGGGCGGCGCCCTTCCGGGCGCCCCGGAGCCGCTCGTCTGGACGGTCGACAGCGCCGTCGAGGGCGTCCATTTCCGGCGCGATCTCCTGGGCTTCGAGGATCTCGGCTACCGCGCGACGATGGCCGCGGCGAGCGATCTCGCGGCGATGGGGGCGCGCCCTGTCGGCCTGCTGGCCGCGCTGGTGCTGCCCCCGAGCGTGAGCGACGACGAGCTCGGCGCGCTGGCGAAAGGTCAGCGCGCCGCGTGCGACGAGATCGGCACCGCGATCATCGGCGGGAATCTCTCGCGGGGCGGCGAGATCTCGATCACAACGACGGCGCTCGGCGTCGCGGCGCTGCCGCTCAGGCGCGACGGCGCGCGACCGGGCGACGCGCTCGCGCTGGCGGGTCCGGTCGGCCTCGCCGCGGCCGGCTTTGCGCTGCTCGATCGCGGCATCGCGCCGGCCAGCGCCGCGGCCGAGCAGGCGATCCGCGCGTTCCGCCGCCCGGTGGCGCGCATCGACGCGGGCCTCCGCGCGGCGGCGCGCGCCCGCGCGGCGATCGACGTCTCCGACGGCCTCGTGGCGGACGTGGCGCACCTCGCGCGCGCGAGCGGCGTGCGCGCGCTGCTCGATCCTGCGGCGCTCGTGGGCGTCGACCTCCGCGACGCCGCCGCGCTGCTCGGCGTGGACGCCCTGGATCTCGCGCTCTACGGCGGCGAGGACTACGCGGTCGTGGTCGCGGGCCCCGACGTCGGGGAGCTCGCCGGCTTCGTGGCGATCGGCCGCTGCGCGGCGCCCGAGGAGGGCGCGAGCGACGTGGCGTTGCTCGGACCGGGCGGGCAGCTCACGAGCCTCGTGGCGCGGGGATACGACCACTTCGCCTGA